One window of the Triticum dicoccoides isolate Atlit2015 ecotype Zavitan chromosome 3B, WEW_v2.0, whole genome shotgun sequence genome contains the following:
- the LOC119274276 gene encoding uncharacterized protein LOC119274276: MSSHLLTQHIYSTDVDGAREEIFRFLKYKSYVKVIYFDGWDRFGASAVLRSIAAVLPSRRTTPELCFDRIIYIDCSEWKNRRAMQRAIAEALELDPSVMASLDEQDEEDDFNEVDESSRNEIGIVGQAIDQTLRDTKLMMIFLNGSDEEVDVGIPLTRYGNNVMIWTFSRRCLELNHDRSRVENKLRYTHAILGFRDSIKELSLSHFCGLLHQEAATIVARNPCMLDINPTIVADCCLYELFLHYNFHMATNFDWVSHASNYWVCDAIIQGYTARDISNALHREINWKCNDVSMLDGVLKWYVKQLMLPFLVINDDVVYKEGPYCWISVTSRNIEVHRMQTIPAVTSSFFLAFERSDHPPTLPNVLFEHSSKLGVLVLKWCAFDFALPPFLKCRSLKFLGLENCTDDKTRQGDDHTDWAYLYSLSVLDLRYTEWNQILSEEKMDLMTNIRELNIEGVRGWQYIANLQRRLPNLQRLRIIKPTCQWKTSEDFDNSFIDKPSMEILDLSGNSDMEILPASLSTTSSLRLLVLDGCYGLENVGGLPLSLEYFSFNGHGPASQWTQTVELPPKQFRSSTTTGNKDIRVSKISLQGCTQLKNLFLCWLPNLIELDLSETAIKILDFKSMVVQVPRLKRLFLIGCKHLRAIIWLDESGSKVKSNLELVCIDTRVGIVCARPSINRIKSFRLQVHVVAMDARLTRSLKGLLWPYLKRDTPEDVLRPKGWDGPSRKGPPKDVYSYNIHLTSSPVYDGVVQFEATRKNKIGPSDQKSLQQIIPAGPYNDVLSMVSDPPMQAFPQPPTTQSDRHIEIAKGSCYVERELNGDLGGLMGYYTESLHVHDVSIRAIVLHDTSVPYGCPFLRWCCVERCPKLDTVFVLSDGFIMVETLWASDLLMARWIWSENPNHVYLYIESFQDLQHLHLRSCPSLQFVLPVFVSSFNGLKTLHIIHCGNLVHVFELDKKYANAPHIIHDGVLFPKLTTIHLHDLPKLQQICEVKMVAPALESIKIRGCWSLRRLPSVGARGQGEKKPTIEIENDVWDVLEWDDDHCPDHFEPPVHSRHYKERLPRVSVLR, from the exons ATGAGTAGTCATCTTCTGACGCAG CACATTTATTCAACGGATGTTGATGGCGCCAGAGAGGAAATATTTCGGTTTCTTAAATACAAGAGCTACGTAAAGGTCATCTATTTTGATGGTTGGGATCGATTCGGGGCGTCCGCTGTTCTTAGATCCATAGCAGCAGTGCTCCCGTCCAGGAGAACCACTCCGGAACTATGCTTTGACAGAATAATTTATATAGATTGCTCTGAGTGGAAAAATAGAAGAGCAATGCAGAGGGCAATTGCAGAGGCTCTGGAACTTGACCCTTCAGTAATGGCCAGTCTAGATGAGCAAGATGAAGAGGATGACTTTAACGAAGTTGATGAAAGCTCAAGGAATGAGATAGGCATTGTTGGACAAGCGATTGATCAAACCCTGAGGGACACCAAATTGATGATGATTTTCCTTAACGGAAGTGATGAAGAGGTTGACGTAGGAATTCCTCTTACAAGATATGGAAACAATGTAATGATATGGACCTTCAGTAGAAGATGCCTGGAATTGAATCATGACCGTTCAAGGGTAGAAAACAAGCTAAGATATACGCATGCTATCCTTGGTTTCCGTGATTCTATCAAAGAGTTGTCATTGTCACACTTTTGTGGTCTGCTGCATCAAGAAGCTGCTACCATAGTTGCTCGCAACCCATGTATGCTGGACATCAACCCAACAATTGTGGCAGATTGTTGTCTCTATGAGTTATTTCTGCATTACAATTTTCACATGGCCACCAATTTTGATTGGGTGTCTCATGCTTCCAACTATTGGGTATGCGATGCAATCATACAAGGGTACACAGCAAGGGATATTAGTAATGCATTACATCGAGAGATAAATTGGAAGTGCAATGATGTTTCTATGCTAGATGGTGTTCTTAAATGGTATGTGAAACAGTTGATGCTTCCTTTTCTCGTAATTAACGATGATGTTGTCTATAAAGAAGGCCCATACTGTTGGATATCAGTCACATCGAGGAATATAGAAGTTCATCGTATGCAAACTATACCTGCAGTGACATCATCTTTCTTCTTGGCATTTGAAAGATCTGACCACCCACCAACTTTACCAAATGTACTTTTTGAACATTCCAGCAAGCTTGGTGTGCTAGTTCTCAAATGGTGTGCCTTTGATTTTGCATTACCTCCTTTCCTAAAATGCCGTAGCCTAAAATTCCTTGGATTGGAAAACTGCACAGATGATAAAACACGTCAAGGAGATGATCATACAGATTGGGCATATTTATATAGCCTATCGGTGTTGGATCTGCGTTACACAGAATGGAATCAAATCTTAAGTGAAGAAAAGATGGATCTCATGACTAATATCAGAGAGCTAAATATAGAAGGAGTCAGGGGTTGGCAGTATATAGCTAACCTACAACGGCGGCTCCCTAACCTCCAGAGGCTCCGAATAATCAAACCAACATGCCAATGGAAGACATCAGAGGATTTTGATAACTCTTTTATAGATAAGCCAAGTATGGAAATACTTGACTTGTCAGGCAACAGTGACATGGAAATTCTTCCAGCAAGCCTATCAACAACAAGTAGCCTTCGGTTGCTTGTACTTGATGGTTGCTATGGGTTGGAAAATGTTGGCGGGCTTCCTTTGTCCCTCGAATATTTTAGctttaatggtcatgggccagcttCTCAATGGACGCAAACCGTTGAGCTACCTCCGAAACAATTCCGTTCATCCACGACAACAGGTAATAAGGATATCAGAGTGTCCAAGATCTCCCTACAAGGTTGCACGCAATTGAAGAACCTGTTTTTGTGTTGGCTACCCAACCTCATAGAATTGGACCTCTCTGAAACTGCAATCAAAATACTTGATTTCAAGAGTATGGTGGTGCAAGTCCCAAGGCTCAAGCGGCTATTTCTAATAGGATGCAAGCATCTTCGTGCTATAATTTGGTTGGATGAGAGTGGTTCTAAGGTAAAATCTAACCTGGAATTGGTGTGCATAGACACGCGAGTTGGGATTGTGTGTGCTCGGCCATCCATCAACAGGATCAAATCCTTCCGGTTGCAGGTGCATGTTGTTGCTATGGATGCGAGGCTTACTCGCTCTTTGAAGGGTCTGTTGTGGCCTTATTTAAAAAGGGACACACCTGAGGATGTGTTGAGACCTAAAGGATGGGACGGACCAAGTCGTAAAGGCCCACCTAAAGATGTTTATTCTTATAATATCCACCTCACCTCCTCACCTGTGTATGATGGAGTTGTTCAATTTGAAGCAACCCGCAAGAATAAGATTGGCCCCAGTGATCAAAAGAGCTTGCAACAGATTATTCCAGCAGGCCCGTACAATGATGTCCTTAGCATGGTTAGCGATCCCCCGATGCAGGCTTTCCCGCAACCTCCGACTACACAGTCGGACCGGCATATAGAGATTGCTAAAGGGAGCTGCTATGTGGAGAGAGAACTGAATGGAGATCTCGGTGGATTAATGGGATATTATACGGAATCCCTGCATGTGCATGAcgtatccattcgtgccattgttcTTCATGATACGAGTGTCCCTTACGGGTGTCCCTTCCTTAGGTGGTGCTGCGTGGAGAGGTGCCCAAAGTTGGATACCGTCTTTGTTTTGTCTGATGGATTTATTATGGTGGAGACCTTGTGGGCATCGGATCTCCTAATGGCCCGCTGGATTTGGAGTGAAAATCCCAACCATGTTTACTTGTACATCGAATCCTTCCAAGATTTACAGCACCTACACCTGCGCTCCTGTCCCAGCCTCCAGTTCGTGCTCCCGGTGTTTGTCTCCTCCTTCAACGGCTTGAAAACCCTCCACATCATCCACTGCGGCAACCTCGTGCATGTCTTTGAGCTGGACAAAAAGTACGCAAATGCCCCCCACATCATCCACGACGGTGTACTATTCCCGAAGCTGACCACCATCCACCTACACGACCTCCCGAAGCTGCAGCAGATATGCGAGGTCAAGATGGTGGCGCCCGCGCTCGAGAGCATCAAGATCAGGGGGTGCTGGAGCCTGCGCAGGCTACCATCCGTGGGCGCCCGTGGCCAAGGCGAGAAGAAGCCGACCATTGAGATCGAGAATGACGTGTGGGACGTTCTGGAGTGGGACGACGACCACTGCCCCGACCACTTCGAACCGCCAGTCCACTCGCGCCACTACAAGGAGAGGCTGCCCAGGGTCTCCGTTCTGAG GTGA
- the LOC119280428 gene encoding aquaporin NIP4-1-like: MDLDKTNTVGGDGAANAPDLEQARRGQESAPAAGHATKGLAVGHLIRELLLEGVATFLMVFWSCVAALMQEMHHGLTFPTVCLVVALTVAFVLGWMGPAHLNPAVTLTFAAFRYFPWRKLPLYVATQIGASVLACLSVNAIMRPHDDNFYGTVPRPPEAGARLPFLLELLASAVLMIVISTVARSNASKAVVGIAIGATVGTLGLVIGPVSGGSMNPARSLGPAIVFGRYTSIWIYVVAPVAGMLLGALFNKTVRQSDAIVGFLCGGRGASSRVVVVGRSVTGAPGTN; the protein is encoded by the exons ATGGATCTTGACAAGACGAACACggtgggcggcgacggcgcggcgaACGCGCCGGACCTAGAGCAGGCTCGCCGCGGCCAGGAGTCGGCGCCGGCTGCCGGACACGCCACCAAGGGCCTAGCCGTTGGCCACCTCATCCGGGAG CTGTTGCTGGAGGGCGTGGCGACGTTCCTGATGGTGTTCTGGTCGTGCGTGGCGGCGCTGATGCAGGAGATGCACCACGGCCTCACCTTCCCCACCGTCTGCCTCGTCGTCGCCCTCACCGTCGCCTTCGTGCTCGGCTGGATGGGCCCCGCGCACCTCAACCCCGCCGTCACCCTCACCTTCGCCGCCTTCCGCTACTTCCCCTGGCGCAAGCTCCCGCTCTACGTCGCCACGCAGATCGGCGCCTCCGTGCTCGCCTGCCTCTCCGTCAACGCCATCATGAGGCCGCACGACGACAACTTCTACGGCACCGTGCCCAGGCCCCCCGAGGCCGGCGCCCGGCTCCCCTTCCTCCTCGAGCTCCTCGCCTCCGCCGTGCTCATGATCGTCATCTCCACCGTCGCCAGAAGCAACGCC AGCAAGGCGGTGGTAGGGATCGCCATCGGGGCGACGGTCGGGACGCTGGGCCTGGTCATCGGGCCCGTGTCGGGAGGCTCGATGAATCCGGCAAGGAGCCTGGGCCCGGCGATCGTCTTCGGGCGCTACACATCCATCTGGATCTACGTCGTCGCTCCCGTCGCCGGCATGCTGCTCGGTGCGCTCTTCAACAAGACCGTCCGGCAGTCCGACGCGATTGTGGGCTTCCTCTGCGGCGGTAGGGGCGCGTCCAGCAGGGTGGTCGTCGTTGGCCGGTCCGTCACCGGAGCACCTGGAACGAACTAG